The DNA segment GCCAGATTGCCACGTGTCACGGTGGCAGGATCGTAATATTGCTACAAACAAGTGTACCTGTAAATTGTAACCGGATCTAACAAAGGGAAATGACCGTTGGAAAACGAACCCCGAACTGGACCCACCAAAGACATATGACCGTTCATAAACGAACCCCGGTCAGGTAAGACCTGGTCTATCTGATAACCGTTCACAACATATTGTATGGAAGTAAAAACTAGCCGTTAGCATCAAACTCTGACCCTTGAAAACCCATCACTCCCTCCTCTTTCTCTTCTCTAACACCTCTTCTCTTTCACTGTTCAAGACAAGAGGAAAATACATTGCTTAGACGagggagaaaagaaaaatacattgCTTGGAACCTTCTTCTCTTTACTTACCATTTCTGCTTCTGTTTCTTGTTGATGGAAAATATCTATTGTTTCCGGCACAAGTATACCCATCTGTTATTGTTTCTACTTCTAGCTTTTGCCTCTCAATTTGCTTCATGCCAGATGTGGGATGGGATAATCGTAACACAAGCGGATTATAGGGCTCTTCGAGCCATAAAGAATGATCTAATTGACTTCAAAGGGTTTTTGCGCAGCTGGAATGATAGTGGCTATGGAGTTTGTTCTGGTGGGTGGGCAGGAATCAAATGTGTTAAGGGTCAGGTTATTGCCATCCAGCTTCCTTGGAGAGGACTTGGTGGCAAAATATCTGAGAAGATTGGCCAGCTTCATGCGCTTCGAAGGATTAGCATGCACGACAATGTTCTTGTTGGAAATGTCCCGTGGTCTCTTGGGTCCCTCGCCAATCTTAGAGGGGTTTACCTGTTCAACAACCGCCTTTCGGGTTCTATCCCTCCTTCAATTGGTAACTCTCCTATGCTTCAGACTCTTGACATAAGTAACAATTCACTTACTGGTATAGTTCCTCCTAGTCTGGCTAATTCTACTAGGTTATATAGGCTTAATTTGAGCTTTAATTCCTTAACGGGTTCCATTCCATTTACTCTCACTCGTTCTCCTTCTCTCACTATCCTTGCTCTACAACACAACAATCTCTCTGGTTCCATCCCAGATTCTTGGGGCCAAACAGGGAAGAAATCTTACCAACTTCAGTTCTTGACCCTTGATCATAATCTCATCTCTGGAAAGATTCCAATGACTCTTAGTAATTTGGCTTTGCTTCAAGAGATTTCTCTGAGTTATAATCAGATTTCTGGaagcatacctaatgaactagGGAGGCTTTCAGGGCTACAAAAGATTGATTTTTCATATAATGCTATCAATGGAAAACTTCCACCTAGCTTTTCCAACCTCTCCTCTCTAGTCTCATTGAGTCTCGAGAGCAATCAACTTGACAACCAGATCCCAGAAGGTGTAGACAGATTACAGAACCTCTCCGTGCTCAACCTGAAAAATAATAAATTCGAAGGCCCTATCCCACCAACTATTGGGAACATTTCCGGTCTCAATCAACTTGATTTGTCACAAAACAATTTTACTGGCGAAATTCCAGCTTCACTTACTGGCCTATCCAACCTCACTTCTTTTAATGTTTCTTATAACAATCTCTCTGGTGCCGTGCCCTCTCTGCTCTCAAAAAATTTCAATTCAAGCTCTTTTGTGGGGAATCTTCAGCTTTGTGGCTACAGCACGGCAACTTCATGCCCCTCACCACCACCGGTCATTCTTCCATCCCCGACGACAGGGCCACCTAAACATCATCACCACCGAAAACTTAGCACCAGGGACATTGCTCTCATCGCAGCTGGTGCGCTCTTAGCTTTTCTACTTCTACTCTGCTGCATTCTGCTCTGTTGTTTGATGAGGAAAAGGGCTGCTCTGAAACAAAAGAATGGTAAAACTGCTACGCGAGCAGCTGTAGGGAAAACTGAGAAGACAGGAGCAGCAGCCGGCACAGAAGTTGAATCAGGTGGTGAAATGGGTGGAAAGCTAGTCCACTTTGATGGGCCATTTGTGTTTACAGCTGATGATTTGTTGTGTGCAACTGCGGAGATAATGGGAAAAAGCACTTACGGAACAGCATACAAGGCAACACTAGAAGATGGCAATCAAGTTGCTGTGAAAAGATTGAGAGAGAAGACTACAAAGGGGCAGCGGGAGTTTGAAACTGAGGCTGCTGCACTTGGAAAGATTCGCCATGCAAATCTCTTAGCACTAAGGGCCTATTACTTGGGACCCAAGGGAGAGAAGCTTCTAGTTTTCGACTACATGCCTAAAGGGAGTCTTGCATCCTTCCTCCATGGTAAGTACATTAAACCAATTCTTAAAATTATCTGCAGCATATATAGGTTGCTAGTATTCCTCCCGTAATCTCGGAAATGATTTGTTAAAATAAGGATGAGATGATATTTTAGAAGCAGAAAAGTGAAATCTCATGCTAACCACCAAATCAACTATTTGGTTGATGTAATCTTTTGTAATGCAGCTCGCGGGCCAGAGACCATCATCAGCTGGCCAACAAGGATGACCATGGCCATTGGCATTGCACGTGGACTGAACAACCTCCATACCCAGGAAAATATAATCCATGGGAATCTCACATCAAGCAGCATACTACTCGATGAGCAAACCAACGCTCACATTGCAGACTTTGGCCTCAGCAGGCTCATGACTACAGCTGCCAATACCAATGTGATTGCTACTGCTGGATCACTTGGCTATCGTGCACCAGAACTCTCAAAGCTCAAGGATGCCAACACAAAGACTGATGTGTACAGCCTTGGGGTGATCATTCTGGAGCTCTTGACAGGAAAATCTCCTGGTGAACCAGCAAATGGCATGGATTTACCGCAGTGGGTGGCATCCATAGTGAAGGAGGAGTGGACGAATGAAGTCTTTGATTTGGAGCTTATGAGGGATGCACCCACCATAGGTGATGAGTTGCTCAACACATTGAAATTAGCTCTGCATTGCGTGGATCCCTCACCAGCAGCTCGTCCTGAAGTTCAACAAGTTCTTCAGCAGTTAGAGGAAATCAAGCCAGATCTGGCTGCCAGTTCTGTTGATGATGATGGAGCCAAAGTCCCACCACCAACCAGTGAATAGAGTTTTGTTATTATTAGTATCATAATTTTGGGACTGCAGGAATAAAGAGTTATTATAATCAACTGGGGGGGATCTGTTTACAAGGTCTATAGTAGAGAGTAGacattctttaattacttcctttTTTTACAATTCTTTAATTACTATTATTTGTTAGCGCATGTATATAAGTTACTGTGGTTCATTTAGCGTATTCTTTTTGTCAGGAACAATAATGTATTCATTCAATTCATGCTTTATAAAAGAGCTAAAGAAATTAATCGCAGATATTAAAGAAATTGGCATGTTCCCATGACTGTAGGGTTTGGGGTTTGGAATGCAATGGCAAGGTCTCAATTATATTGAAGTGAGAACCATTGAATGGTTCTATCTTTGACGTTTTTGGAAATGCTTCGGAGGGTAGGATCTGTGTAGGAAAGACAGAGTTGTGATGAGCAAAAACATTGGTATCGTTTATAGCCTCGACGTTGGCACTGTTAGCAGCAAAAAAAAGGAAGCAACAGTCGTAACATCCATAAAAATACTTTTCAAATTGTCAGAAATATTGATGTGAGGCAAATAATTTTAGGCGAAAGATCTATAAGGCCTCGATGAGTAACTCTTAAGGTTCTATCTCGCCTCCCCTCCTTTCAATTGCAAACAAAGGTCCGAAGAAGACCCTCCATAAACAGACCTTCTCTACTGATTATGTTTGTGCAATTCATCTAATGAAATTTACAATCGAACAAAAAATTCGAGTGTTGCCTCAGTGCAATCACAAATTCCATGTGAATTGTATAAGTGTTTatgttaataattatttttattaattaatttatattaagtgtttaataaaattttatttaattattattattaatacataaaataataaat comes from the Hevea brasiliensis isolate MT/VB/25A 57/8 chromosome 5, ASM3005281v1, whole genome shotgun sequence genome and includes:
- the LOC110644522 gene encoding probably inactive leucine-rich repeat receptor-like protein kinase IMK2, producing MENIYCFRHKYTHLLLFLLLAFASQFASCQMWDGIIVTQADYRALRAIKNDLIDFKGFLRSWNDSGYGVCSGGWAGIKCVKGQVIAIQLPWRGLGGKISEKIGQLHALRRISMHDNVLVGNVPWSLGSLANLRGVYLFNNRLSGSIPPSIGNSPMLQTLDISNNSLTGIVPPSLANSTRLYRLNLSFNSLTGSIPFTLTRSPSLTILALQHNNLSGSIPDSWGQTGKKSYQLQFLTLDHNLISGKIPMTLSNLALLQEISLSYNQISGSIPNELGRLSGLQKIDFSYNAINGKLPPSFSNLSSLVSLSLESNQLDNQIPEGVDRLQNLSVLNLKNNKFEGPIPPTIGNISGLNQLDLSQNNFTGEIPASLTGLSNLTSFNVSYNNLSGAVPSLLSKNFNSSSFVGNLQLCGYSTATSCPSPPPVILPSPTTGPPKHHHHRKLSTRDIALIAAGALLAFLLLLCCILLCCLMRKRAALKQKNGKTATRAAVGKTEKTGAAAGTEVESGGEMGGKLVHFDGPFVFTADDLLCATAEIMGKSTYGTAYKATLEDGNQVAVKRLREKTTKGQREFETEAAALGKIRHANLLALRAYYLGPKGEKLLVFDYMPKGSLASFLHARGPETIISWPTRMTMAIGIARGLNNLHTQENIIHGNLTSSSILLDEQTNAHIADFGLSRLMTTAANTNVIATAGSLGYRAPELSKLKDANTKTDVYSLGVIILELLTGKSPGEPANGMDLPQWVASIVKEEWTNEVFDLELMRDAPTIGDELLNTLKLALHCVDPSPAARPEVQQVLQQLEEIKPDLAASSVDDDGAKVPPPTSE